Genomic window (Alteromonas pelagimontana):
GCGCGTGCGCTGCGTCAGAAAAATCGCCGTTAGGAAAACAAAAAGAAGAGACGGCTTTATGCGTAAGTGCTTCTAAAATCTGTTTGCTTTGTACAACTTCATCCTGCAGTTTTTCTGCATTTAGCCCTTCAACTAACCGATAATGCTTACGTGTATGGCAACCGACTTCTACACCATAATGGGTTTGCGCATCAAGTAGCTGTTCCTGATTAATCATTTCGATTTGCGACGCTGCGGTATCGGCTTTAATAGAAGCAAGTGCCTGATAAATGTCGTCATCATCATACTGCTTGAGTTTAGCAATTACCTCTGCGGCGGCATTACGGCTTAGCGGTAATGAAAGTTCGGCGTTAATCATGTTCAATAGCGGTTGCCAGTTCTCATCTATCCGCAAACCGGGCGTCAGCAGTAACCGCAGCACCTTGTTGGGCCAAAAGGGCGCGGGCAACCCAAGAAAATCCGAAACCACATAGAGCGTAGAGGGAAAACCGTATTGCTTTAACACCGGAAAAGCATATTCGTAATTATCTAACCAGCCATCGTCAAAAGTAATGGCCACCGTTAAAGCGGGGCGCTCTACATCGCTCAGGCCCACCCACTTTGACACCGTCATCACCGGTAGCTTTTCTGCTGACAGCGTTTGCATATGCATGGCAAAGGTGCGATCAGATACCACCATACCGGGTTCTTCATATTGAAAACGAGGGTCGTCTGTAGGCAGAACGCGATGATACATAAGCACAATGAGCTTTTTATCGCCGCGTTTCATGCTAGCCCAACCGATGGTGCCAGCTACCCATTGTGCGCAAGATTTCAGCAGAGGCTTTAGCATAAATTCACTTAAAATAATGTTTTAGTTCGTACCAGAACGGGTTCATATCGTCCATTCGGTTAATCTCATGCCGACGTTTAGCAAACTTGGGGGTTAAAAAGCGCAGAATATGCTGGCATTTATCGCCAAAGGTTAACGCACCGCTTTTAAGTTGTATATAAAGGTTGTCAACATCGCCTAATAACCAACGCAGCTGCACGCCGGTGGTAAAGGGGGGCGGTGTGTTTACTGGCTGATATTCGCCGTCTACCAGCAGCGCCGGAAAATTTACTCCCGCATCTATCGCCAACTGTAATGAGCCCCACAAGCGGGTGTTAATTTCCATTAAATAGGGCGTGCCGTCTTCATCTATTTTAAACTCTACCATCGCTACGCCGTGCCAGCCCACACTGTTTAGCAAACGTTCGGCATACAGTTTCATGGTAGGATCTACAGCAACGCTCTCGCTTAACACGCTTACGCCGCCAGATGGGGGCTTTTCCCGCAACCGCTTATGCGCAAAAAATGCTTTTGCTTCGCCTTGCTGGTAGTAACAAAATACCCCTGCGCCCTGGCCACCAATATATTGCTGCACCATAAACGCGTGCCCATCAAAATATGGCTGTTGGGTAAGTACCTCGCGCATTTCTTCTTCAGAACTCACAATATGCACCTGCGTGGCCAGCCAGGCGTT
Coding sequences:
- a CDS encoding polysaccharide deacetylase family protein; amino-acid sequence: MLKPLLKSCAQWVAGTIGWASMKRGDKKLIVLMYHRVLPTDDPRFQYEEPGMVVSDRTFAMHMQTLSAEKLPVMTVSKWVGLSDVERPALTVAITFDDGWLDNYEYAFPVLKQYGFPSTLYVVSDFLGLPAPFWPNKVLRLLLTPGLRIDENWQPLLNMINAELSLPLSRNAAAEVIAKLKQYDDDDIYQALASIKADTAASQIEMINQEQLLDAQTHYGVEVGCHTRKHYRLVEGLNAEKLQDEVVQSKQILEALTHKAVSSFCFPNGDFSDAAHALVKSNYCCAVTTKRGINTSGSLIPSKLNRVGVHDDISNRPISFKARLSCWL
- a CDS encoding carboxylate--amine ligase encodes the protein MEKKAILVFDAAQRSALAATRALGKRKDILVYTADYHENALAGCSRYSEQYLRCPNPSENSLAFIKWVSNTVTQYHIDVLFPLTEVTSRTLLEHQASLPACKLPFAPLHKVLALSNKSELTNLAESLGVPVPASQFCESAADIQWQAVKFPCVLKPALSKVMVDNAWLATQVHIVSSEEEMREVLTQQPYFDGHAFMVQQYIGGQGAGVFCYYQQGEAKAFFAHKRLREKPPSGGVSVLSESVAVDPTMKLYAERLLNSVGWHGVAMVEFKIDEDGTPYLMEINTRLWGSLQLAIDAGVNFPALLVDGEYQPVNTPPPFTTGVQLRWLLGDVDNLYIQLKSGALTFGDKCQHILRFLTPKFAKRRHEINRMDDMNPFWYELKHYFK